In one window of Henckelia pumila isolate YLH828 chromosome 1, ASM3356847v2, whole genome shotgun sequence DNA:
- the LOC140891088 gene encoding BTB/POZ domain-containing protein At5g48800-like isoform X1, whose protein sequence is MDRNHRQLALVKCSRLRCSEWVFRDVPTDITVEVDGEAFSLHKFPLVSRSERIRKLVAEQRNFNESKIVLLSIPGGAEAFELSAKFCYGVNFEITAANVAQLCCVANYLEMTEAHSKNNLGSQAEVYLESIVCKDLQMCVEVLRQCENLLPLADDLKIVTQCIDAIASKACVEQIASSFSRLEYSSSGRLHMSKQTKCEGDWWIEDLSVLSIDLYQRVITAMKCRGVRPESIGASLVNYAQKELVKKSSILNQSTLPRVDLVSGAYGHERYIIETIVSLIPVEKHAVSVAFLFGVLRSAMMLDCTVACRLDLERRIGSQLDLATLDDLLIPSFHHAGDTLFDVDTVMRILVNFSQQGDSDEDMDDLSLFESDGPPPSQTALSKVSKLVDTYLAEIAPDANLKFNKFIAVAETLPAYARSNHDGLYLAVDSYLKAHQCLSDPDMRKLCKLIDFQKLSQETGSQAAQNERLPLQSIVQVLYHEQLRLRDALFCSHPDDEQKHMHQSWRISSGALSAAMSPRDNYASLRRENRELKLELVRLRMRLNDLEKEHVCMKKNMEKSISRSFMYSLSKKIGKFSIFAHNSLWGSSSPSKL, encoded by the exons atggatAGAAATCACCGGCAGCTGGCGCTGGTTAAGTGTTCGCGGCTACGGTGCAGTGAATG GGTGTTTCGAGATGTTCCAACAGATATCACTGTTGAAGTAGATGGGGAAGCTTTTTCATTGCATAAG TTCCCTCTTGTCTCACGAAGTGAACGAATCCGGAAGTTGGTCGCAGAACAGAGGAACTTCAATGAATCAAAAATTGTGCTTCTTAGCATACCCGGTGGGGCTGAAGCATTTGAGTTGTCAGCCAAATTCTGTTATGGTGTCAATTTTGAGATTACAGCTGCAAATGTTGCTCAACTGTGTTGTGTTGCTAATTACCTTGAAATGACTGAAGCACACTCAAAGAACAATCTTGGTTCCCAAGCCGAAGTATATCTTGAGAGTATAGTATGCAAAGATCTTCAAATGTGTGTTGAAGTGCTGCGACAATGTGAAAACCTACTTCCACTAGCAGATGATCTGAAAATTGTGACCCAATGCATCGATGCTATAGCTTCCAAGGCTTGTGTGGAGCAAATAGCTTCAAGTTTCTCACGCTTGGAGTACAGCAGCTCAGGGAGACTTCACATGAGCAAGCAAACCAAATGTGAAGGAGATTGGTGGATTGAAGATCTTTCAGTTCTTAGCATTGACTTGTACCAAAGAGTCATAACTGCGATGAAATGCAGAGGTGTCAGGCCAGAAAGTATTGGGGCATCACTTGTAAATTATGCGCAGAAGGAGTTGGTCAAGAAATCTAGCATATTAAATCAGTCCACCCTGCCAAGAGTTGATTTGGTATCAGGTGCATACGGCCATGAAAGATATATCATCGAGACAATTGTTAGCCTCATCCCAGTTGAGAAACATGCTGTTTCTGTAGCATTTCTTTTTGGTGTGTTACGAAGCGCTATGATGCTTGATTGCACAGTTGCTTGTAGGCTCGATCTTGAAAGGCGGATAGGGTCCCAGTTGGATTTAGCTACTCTCGATGATCTCTTGATTCCGTCATTCCACCATGCTGGAGATACCCTATTTGATGTCGATACTGTTATGAGAATATTGGTTAATTTTTCTCAGCAGGGCGATAGCGATGAAGACATGGATGATCTTTCTCTCTTTGAGTCTGATGGTCCTCCACCTTCCCAAACTGCATTATCCAAGGTTTCAAAACTTGTGGACACTTACCTCGCTGAAATTGCACCTGACGCGAATCTCAAATTTAACAAGTTCATAGCTGTTGCAGAAACATTGCCAGCTTATGCACGCTCTAATCATGATGGATTATATCTTGCAGTTGACAGTTACCTCAAA GCTCATCAATGTCTGTCAGATCCAGATATGAGGAAACTCTGTAAATTGATTGATTTTCAGAAACTATCACAAGAAACTGGTTCACAAGCAGCACAAAATGAACGCCTTCCTCTACAATCAATAGTTCAAGTGCTCTATCATGAGCAGTTGAGACTTCGCGATGCATTATTTTGTTCCCATCCAGACGATGAGCAGAAACACATGCATCAATCATGGCGGATCAGCAGTGGAGCTCTTAGTGCTGCAATGTCTCCCCGAGACAATTATGCATCTCTGCGACGTGAAAACAGAGAGTTGAAGCTTGAGCTAGTGAGGCTGCGAATGAGATTGAATGACTTGGAGAAAGAGCATGTCTGTATGAAGAAAAATATGGAAAAGTCCATTTCTCGCAGCTTCATGTATTCTTTGTCAAAGAAGATTGGAAAATTTTCTATTTTTGCGCATAATTCTTTGTGGGGATCAAGTTCTCCATCAAAGCTTTAA
- the LOC140891088 gene encoding BTB/POZ domain-containing protein At5g48800-like isoform X3: protein MDRNHRQLALVKCSRLRCSEWVFRDVPTDITVEVDGEAFSLHKFPLVSRSERIRKLVAEQRNFNESKIVLLSIPGGAEAFELSAKFCYGVNFEITAANVAQLCCVANYLEMTEAHSKNNLGSQAEVYLESIVCKDLQMCVEVLRQCENLLPLADDLKIVTQCIDAIASKACVEQIASSFSRLEYSSSGRLHMSKQTKCEGDWWIEDLSVLSIDLYQRVITAMKCRGVRPESIGASLVNYAQKELVKKSSILNQSTLPRVDLVSGAYGHERYIIETIVSLIPVEKHAVSVAFLFGVLRSAMMLDCTVACRLDLERRIGSQLDLATLDDLLIPSFHHAGDTLFDVDTVMRILVNFSQQGDSDEDMDDLSLFESDGPPPSQTALSKKHCQLMHALIMMDYILQLTVTSKLINVCQIQI from the exons atggatAGAAATCACCGGCAGCTGGCGCTGGTTAAGTGTTCGCGGCTACGGTGCAGTGAATG GGTGTTTCGAGATGTTCCAACAGATATCACTGTTGAAGTAGATGGGGAAGCTTTTTCATTGCATAAG TTCCCTCTTGTCTCACGAAGTGAACGAATCCGGAAGTTGGTCGCAGAACAGAGGAACTTCAATGAATCAAAAATTGTGCTTCTTAGCATACCCGGTGGGGCTGAAGCATTTGAGTTGTCAGCCAAATTCTGTTATGGTGTCAATTTTGAGATTACAGCTGCAAATGTTGCTCAACTGTGTTGTGTTGCTAATTACCTTGAAATGACTGAAGCACACTCAAAGAACAATCTTGGTTCCCAAGCCGAAGTATATCTTGAGAGTATAGTATGCAAAGATCTTCAAATGTGTGTTGAAGTGCTGCGACAATGTGAAAACCTACTTCCACTAGCAGATGATCTGAAAATTGTGACCCAATGCATCGATGCTATAGCTTCCAAGGCTTGTGTGGAGCAAATAGCTTCAAGTTTCTCACGCTTGGAGTACAGCAGCTCAGGGAGACTTCACATGAGCAAGCAAACCAAATGTGAAGGAGATTGGTGGATTGAAGATCTTTCAGTTCTTAGCATTGACTTGTACCAAAGAGTCATAACTGCGATGAAATGCAGAGGTGTCAGGCCAGAAAGTATTGGGGCATCACTTGTAAATTATGCGCAGAAGGAGTTGGTCAAGAAATCTAGCATATTAAATCAGTCCACCCTGCCAAGAGTTGATTTGGTATCAGGTGCATACGGCCATGAAAGATATATCATCGAGACAATTGTTAGCCTCATCCCAGTTGAGAAACATGCTGTTTCTGTAGCATTTCTTTTTGGTGTGTTACGAAGCGCTATGATGCTTGATTGCACAGTTGCTTGTAGGCTCGATCTTGAAAGGCGGATAGGGTCCCAGTTGGATTTAGCTACTCTCGATGATCTCTTGATTCCGTCATTCCACCATGCTGGAGATACCCTATTTGATGTCGATACTGTTATGAGAATATTGGTTAATTTTTCTCAGCAGGGCGATAGCGATGAAGACATGGATGATCTTTCTCTCTTTGAGTCTGATGGTCCTCCACCTTCCCAAACTGCATTATCCAAG AAACATTGCCAGCTTATGCACGCTCTAATCATGATGGATTATATCTTGCAGTTGACAGTTACCTCAAA GCTCATCAATGTCTGTCAGATCCAGATATGA
- the LOC140891088 gene encoding BTB/POZ domain-containing protein At5g48800-like isoform X2 — protein sequence MLFQWVFRDVPTDITVEVDGEAFSLHKFPLVSRSERIRKLVAEQRNFNESKIVLLSIPGGAEAFELSAKFCYGVNFEITAANVAQLCCVANYLEMTEAHSKNNLGSQAEVYLESIVCKDLQMCVEVLRQCENLLPLADDLKIVTQCIDAIASKACVEQIASSFSRLEYSSSGRLHMSKQTKCEGDWWIEDLSVLSIDLYQRVITAMKCRGVRPESIGASLVNYAQKELVKKSSILNQSTLPRVDLVSGAYGHERYIIETIVSLIPVEKHAVSVAFLFGVLRSAMMLDCTVACRLDLERRIGSQLDLATLDDLLIPSFHHAGDTLFDVDTVMRILVNFSQQGDSDEDMDDLSLFESDGPPPSQTALSKVSKLVDTYLAEIAPDANLKFNKFIAVAETLPAYARSNHDGLYLAVDSYLKAHQCLSDPDMRKLCKLIDFQKLSQETGSQAAQNERLPLQSIVQVLYHEQLRLRDALFCSHPDDEQKHMHQSWRISSGALSAAMSPRDNYASLRRENRELKLELVRLRMRLNDLEKEHVCMKKNMEKSISRSFMYSLSKKIGKFSIFAHNSLWGSSSPSKL from the exons ATGTTATTTCAGTG GGTGTTTCGAGATGTTCCAACAGATATCACTGTTGAAGTAGATGGGGAAGCTTTTTCATTGCATAAG TTCCCTCTTGTCTCACGAAGTGAACGAATCCGGAAGTTGGTCGCAGAACAGAGGAACTTCAATGAATCAAAAATTGTGCTTCTTAGCATACCCGGTGGGGCTGAAGCATTTGAGTTGTCAGCCAAATTCTGTTATGGTGTCAATTTTGAGATTACAGCTGCAAATGTTGCTCAACTGTGTTGTGTTGCTAATTACCTTGAAATGACTGAAGCACACTCAAAGAACAATCTTGGTTCCCAAGCCGAAGTATATCTTGAGAGTATAGTATGCAAAGATCTTCAAATGTGTGTTGAAGTGCTGCGACAATGTGAAAACCTACTTCCACTAGCAGATGATCTGAAAATTGTGACCCAATGCATCGATGCTATAGCTTCCAAGGCTTGTGTGGAGCAAATAGCTTCAAGTTTCTCACGCTTGGAGTACAGCAGCTCAGGGAGACTTCACATGAGCAAGCAAACCAAATGTGAAGGAGATTGGTGGATTGAAGATCTTTCAGTTCTTAGCATTGACTTGTACCAAAGAGTCATAACTGCGATGAAATGCAGAGGTGTCAGGCCAGAAAGTATTGGGGCATCACTTGTAAATTATGCGCAGAAGGAGTTGGTCAAGAAATCTAGCATATTAAATCAGTCCACCCTGCCAAGAGTTGATTTGGTATCAGGTGCATACGGCCATGAAAGATATATCATCGAGACAATTGTTAGCCTCATCCCAGTTGAGAAACATGCTGTTTCTGTAGCATTTCTTTTTGGTGTGTTACGAAGCGCTATGATGCTTGATTGCACAGTTGCTTGTAGGCTCGATCTTGAAAGGCGGATAGGGTCCCAGTTGGATTTAGCTACTCTCGATGATCTCTTGATTCCGTCATTCCACCATGCTGGAGATACCCTATTTGATGTCGATACTGTTATGAGAATATTGGTTAATTTTTCTCAGCAGGGCGATAGCGATGAAGACATGGATGATCTTTCTCTCTTTGAGTCTGATGGTCCTCCACCTTCCCAAACTGCATTATCCAAGGTTTCAAAACTTGTGGACACTTACCTCGCTGAAATTGCACCTGACGCGAATCTCAAATTTAACAAGTTCATAGCTGTTGCAGAAACATTGCCAGCTTATGCACGCTCTAATCATGATGGATTATATCTTGCAGTTGACAGTTACCTCAAA GCTCATCAATGTCTGTCAGATCCAGATATGAGGAAACTCTGTAAATTGATTGATTTTCAGAAACTATCACAAGAAACTGGTTCACAAGCAGCACAAAATGAACGCCTTCCTCTACAATCAATAGTTCAAGTGCTCTATCATGAGCAGTTGAGACTTCGCGATGCATTATTTTGTTCCCATCCAGACGATGAGCAGAAACACATGCATCAATCATGGCGGATCAGCAGTGGAGCTCTTAGTGCTGCAATGTCTCCCCGAGACAATTATGCATCTCTGCGACGTGAAAACAGAGAGTTGAAGCTTGAGCTAGTGAGGCTGCGAATGAGATTGAATGACTTGGAGAAAGAGCATGTCTGTATGAAGAAAAATATGGAAAAGTCCATTTCTCGCAGCTTCATGTATTCTTTGTCAAAGAAGATTGGAAAATTTTCTATTTTTGCGCATAATTCTTTGTGGGGATCAAGTTCTCCATCAAAGCTTTAA